Genomic segment of Halanaerobiales bacterium:
GCGGGGGTAATATAATTTAAATATTAAACTTATTTATTTTAGATGCAAGTTCATTTGCTATTTTAGCTAATTCTTCAGCTGAATCGGCTATTTCTTGTACAGCAGCAGTCTGTTCTTCAGAAGAAGCAGCTACTTCCTCAGCATTACTTGCAGATTCCTGACTTACTTTCGAAATTTCATTAACATTTTTCTCAACTTTATTACTAAATTTATTCATTTCATCAGTTTGACTATCAATTTGTTCAATTAATTTTTTAAGCTCCTGTGAACTATTTTTTATATCTGAAAATACATTTCTTGTATCTTTTATCACTCCAACACTTTCATCAACAGCTTCTTCAGTTGTATTCATTTTTTCAACAGTATTATTAACTTTTGTTTGTATTTTGGCAATTAACTCAGAGATATTATTAGTTGCACTGGCAGATTCTTCTGCAAGTTCTCTAATCTCATCTGCAACAACACTAAATCCACGACCTGCCTCTCCAGCTCTTGCTGCCTCAATAGCTGCATTTAAAGCAAGCAAATTCGTTTGATCTGCAATACTATTAATCATTTCAATGATTTCGCCTATCTCTTCAGATAATTCGCCTAAATCATAAATTGTTTCAGAAACTTCATCAGAGTATCCTTTTACTTTTTCTATAGTTCTAATAGAAGAACTAATTGAGTCATCACCTTTATTTAAATTAGAAATTACTGAATCTGAGGTGCTATCTATTTCATCAGCCATTTCTTTAGTAATTTCAATACTTTCAATAAGGTTATTTAAAATATCTTCAGTTTCATCAATTTGGGCTGATTGTTCTTCTGCCCCTGAAGCAACTTCCTGAATAGCAGTACTAACCTCTTCCGTTGAAGCTGACATTTCTTCACTATGGGAAGATAAATTTTCGCTGGATTCTAAAACCATTTCTGAAGTATCTTCAATTTCTGAAACTAAATTTTTAATACTTATTCTCATCTTATTTAAATTCCTGTTTAATAACCCAATTTCATCATTACTGTCTTTTAATTCTTCTAATTTTAGATTACCATTTGCAATTTCCTGAGTATATTCTACACTATTTTGTAAAGGATTCATCAGATAATTTTTAAATACAAAATATAAGACTCCAATTAAGATTATTAAAACAGCTATTCCCATATAAATAATTATATTTGAAATGCGAGAAACCCCTTGATTAACCTCTGATAATGGAACCTGGGTAAATATTTTTCCATTAAGGATTGGAATAGAGATATATGAAGTTAAATACTCAGCATTATCATTTTCATATTGAAAGGTTCCTCTATCCTTATTTTCATAAGCATCTGTATTAAATCTTTCAAACATATTAGGATTTTCATTTAAAATCTCTTGATTAGGGTGTGCTAATAAATTACCCTGATTATTAGTTATAAAAGCAAAACCATTTTCACCTATACTAAAATTAGAGACAATTTCACTAAGATAATCAAGTGTTATATCCCCAGCTACAACTCCTTTAAGTTGACCATTATTTTCAATAGGAATAGCTACAGAGATCATTAAAACTCCTGAAGCAGCATCTTCATATATATTTGTCCAGATAATTTCATTTTTCTCAACTGCATTTTTATACCAACTTCTATCCCTAGGATCATAATCAGCTGGTAATTCTTGTGAAGGTGCAATAATCATTTCACCATCTCTTGAACCAAAATAGACATTTTTAAACTGATCATTACCTTTTTGAATCTCTGCTAATTCATTTTGTGACATTTCTGTATTAATATTACTAGCAGAGAATAAATTATTATTAGAAAAAGTCGCAATAATTCCTTCATTAAATTCTAAAAATCCTTCTATTTCACTTTTTACATATTCAGTTGATATTAAATTTCTATTTTCTGATAAACTGTTAGTTTCTTCTGTAATTACTTGAGTAGTAAAATAGATCATAGCTCCTAAGGCCAGAATTAAAATAATACCAACAATACTAATTATTTTAAATGACAGACTTTGATGAAAAGATATATTATCTTTAATTATAAACACCTCCTGGAATTTTAGAAATCGAC
This window contains:
- a CDS encoding methyl-accepting chemotaxis protein produces the protein MFIIKDNISFHQSLSFKIISIVGIILILALGAMIYFTTQVITEETNSLSENRNLISTEYVKSEIEGFLEFNEGIIATFSNNNLFSASNINTEMSQNELAEIQKGNDQFKNVYFGSRDGEMIIAPSQELPADYDPRDRSWYKNAVEKNEIIWTNIYEDAASGVLMISVAIPIENNGQLKGVVAGDITLDYLSEIVSNFSIGENGFAFITNNQGNLLAHPNQEILNENPNMFERFNTDAYENKDRGTFQYENDNAEYLTSYISIPILNGKIFTQVPLSEVNQGVSRISNIIIYMGIAVLIILIGVLYFVFKNYLMNPLQNSVEYTQEIANGNLKLEELKDSNDEIGLLNRNLNKMRISIKNLVSEIEDTSEMVLESSENLSSHSEEMSASTEEVSTAIQEVASGAEEQSAQIDETEDILNNLIESIEITKEMADEIDSTSDSVISNLNKGDDSISSSIRTIEKVKGYSDEVSETIYDLGELSEEIGEIIEMINSIADQTNLLALNAAIEAARAGEAGRGFSVVADEIRELAEESASATNNISELIAKIQTKVNNTVEKMNTTEEAVDESVGVIKDTRNVFSDIKNSSQELKKLIEQIDSQTDEMNKFSNKVEKNVNEISKVSQESASNAEEVAASSEEQTAAVQEIADSAEELAKIANELASKINKFNI